TGGCGAAGGTCTCGCCGTTTTTGTCGATACCCGTGTTCATCTTCGGCATTATCGAGGCATAGCCTTTTCCGTTTTCCACCGAAAGTCGCGCTTTTCGACCTTCGATGGTCAAGGTCCGCGGTTCAAGTTAGCGTCCCACCGTGGTCACCCTACCCGACTTCATGGCCGATACGGCCCTGGCCCGGCTCTTCGCGCAAGAACACCGCGAGGGCGACGCCGCCTGGTTCTCGTTACCGGGCGGCGCGACACTGTACGCGCCCGGCGAGGCGGCGGACTATCTCTACTTCCTGCGCACCGGCCGGCTTGGAGCCTTTCGGCGAGAAGAGGGCCAGGAGCCGCAGTTCCTGGGGGTGATCCGCCCGGGCGAGCCGGCCGGCGAGATGGCGATGATCGCCGGTTCGTCCCATTCGGCCAATCTGGTGGCCCTGCGCGATTCGGAAATCCTGGCCCTGCCCCGCGCCGCCTTCTTCGAGGCGGTCGAGCGCGATCCGGAGGTGATGATCGAGCTGTCGCGCTTGATGATCCGCCGGGCCCGCAACGCCGGGGCCCACGCCTCGATCGGCGACCCGTCGGTCTACGGCTTCATCGCGGTCGAGCCGGGCAAGCCGATCCGGCCGATCATCGAGCGCGTCGCCCACGCCATCTCGAACCTAGGCTATTCGGTCACCGTCGAGGGCGCCGAATCCCTGCTGGCCCCGACAGAGTGGTTCAGCAGCGTCGAGCGCCGGCACGACTTCGTGCTGTACGTGGCCGAGGCCGAGGAGACCGCCTGGAAGCATGTGGTCGGCCGCCAGGTGGACCGGCTGTTCCGAGTCGGCCAGGGCGACCGCCGGCCGCCGCCGGTGATCCCTTCCTATGCCTCGGGTCCGCTGCAGGACCAGCGCCTGGTCGACCTGATCCTGCTGCAGCCGGCCAATGTCACCCATCCCAAGGGCTCGGGCGAATGGCTGAACGCCACCCAGGCCGCGCGTCTCTTCCATCTGCGCGAGAACGGCATGGCCGACGTCGAACGGATGGCCCGGGTGTTGACCGGTCAGTCAGTGGGTCTGGTGCTATCGGGCGGCGGCGCGCGGGCCTACGCCCATATCGGCGCCATCCAGGCCTTGCGCGAGCGCGGCGTGCCGATCGACTTCGTGGGCGGCGCCTCGATGGGCGCGGTGGTCGCCGCCGGCCTGGCCATGGGCTGGGACGACGGCGAGATGGAGACCCGCATCCGCAAGGCCTTCGTCGAGACCAGCCCCCTGGACGACATCGCCTTTCCCCTGGTGGCCATGACCCAGGGCCTGAAGGTCAAGGCGCGGCTGGACGAGCATTTCGACGACATCGAGATCGCCGACCTGTGGCTGCCGTTCTTCTGCGTCTCGTCGAACCTGACCTCGGGGGCCTATCACCTGCATCGCCAGGGCGTGCTGCGCGAGGCGCTGCGGGCCTCGATCTCGCTGCCCGGCGTGCTGCCGCCCGTGGCCGACGGCAATTCGGTGCTGGTCGACGGGGCGGTGATGAAGAATTTCCCGGCCGACGTGATGCGCGCCTTCCAGCTGGGGCCGATCGTCGGGGTGGACGTCACCCGCGGCCGCAGCATCACCGCCGAGGATGTCGACCGTCCGGCCTCGCTGTGGACCTGGCTGTGGTCGGGCGAGTGGCGCAAGGGCCCGCCGATCGTCGCCCTGCTGATGCGGGCCGCCACCGTCTCGACCGGCCGCGACCTGGCCGCCAGCCGCGAGGCCACGGACGTGTTGATCACGCCCAAGCTCAACGAAATCGACATCCGCGACTGGAAGGCCTTCGAGCCGGCCGTCGAGGCCGGCCGCGCCGCCGCCGCCCTGGCCCTGGACAGCCTGGGCAAGCCGGTCACCGAGATGCGCCGCCGGCCCAGCCTGGCCGACCTGGCGCGGCTCAACGGCGGCGAGCGACGATGAACATCCTTGGGAACGGCAGCAGGGTCACCCCGTCCTCGCGGCGCGGATAGTCGACCGCCAGCCGCGCCCGCCAGATCGTCAGGAAGGCCTCGCGCTCGGCCTCGTCCAGCACTTCCAGATAGGGCCGCAGGGTGGTGCCGGCCGTCCAGTCGACGATCGGATCGGCGCCTTCCAGCGCGTGGAGATAGGTCGTCGTCCACAGGTCCAAGCCGTCGGCCAGCGGGGCCAGCCAGTCATAGTACTGGCGCGGATCGATCGCCGGACGCACGCGGTCAACCTTGGCGATGCGCTCGGCCCAGGGGCCTTGAGCCGCCGTCTCGGCCAAACTGCGCCGCCAGCCGTCGTCGGTGACCACCGGGATCTGGCAGGCGAACACCCCGCCGGGCGCCAAGGTCGCCATCAGCCGGGGAAACAGCGTCTGGTGATCGCCCAGCCACTGCAGGGCGGCGTTGGTGAAGATCAGGTCGGGCGCGACGTCCGGCGCGAAGGCGGCGATGTCGCCCTGCACCCAGTCGACCTGCGCCGACAGCCCCTTGGCCCGCGCCAGCATCTCCGGACTGGAGTCCATGCCGTGCACCTGGGCGTCACGATGGCGGGCCGCCAGCAGGGCCGCGTGCTCGCCCGTGCCGCAGCCCAGATCCCAGATTTCGCGCGGCTCCAGGTCGCGTGGGATCTGCAGCATCAGGTCCAGGGCCGGCCGGTCGCGATAGGCCTTGTAGCGCTGGTAGACGTCGGGATCCCAGACCGGCATCCGGCCCTCCGTGAAAGAACTGCGACAATCGGTCCGCCCCTTGGCGCCGATCCGTCGCTTTTGTCGCATGGTCTCAAGGACGGCGAGGTTTATCTTTTCGTTAAGGCGCTGATCCAACGCGCCACAGGATGGAAACCGAAGTGAGCCGCTCAGCAACCGCAACCGCTATCGCCGTCACCGCCAAGCCCTCGGTCGTGAACGCGCATCGCCTGGGCATGCTGGGCCTCAACCTCGGTCTTTGGACCCTCATCGTCGTGATCGTGCGAGCCCTCTACGCCTGATCCGACGATGCGGCCCCGGGTCGCGCATATCCCCCCTTTGCGCGACCCGGGAACACCTTTCGCCCCGCCCCTCGCCCGCCCGCTGAATGAGCAGGTCTCAAGCCGCGACGTCCGGTCGCGACTTTGCCCCTTTGCAGAAGCCGCGATCGGCGCCCATATTCGTGTTGTGTTGTTCAACAACTGAAAGGAGGTGACCAGTGTCTCATTGTCTCCAACCGAGGTCGCGCGTGACCTGGAGCCTGAAGAACGAGGTTTCCAACTGAAGGCGTTGAACGCCTAAGGTTCAAGTCACACCGCGACGCGGTAGACGATGGAGGGCCGCCCCGAGCGATCGGGGCGGCCCTTACATTTTAGGTCCGGGAAAGCTTGAGGGGCCGCGACGGCGATCACTTGCCCCCTACCGCTCCGCCCCCCTACGGGGGCGGACAGGCGGCGAAGCCGCCAGGTGGGGGCAAGTCAGTGAGCCGCTACCCCCCCACCAACTCCCGCCCGATCAGGAACCGACGAATCTCGTTGGTCCCCGCGCCGATGTCGTAGAGCTTGGCGTCGCGCAGGAACCGCTCCACCGGCCATTCCTTGGTGTAGCCCGCGCCGCCCAAGGCCTGGATGGCCTCCAGCGACACCTTCACCGCGTTCTCCGACGCCATCAGGATCGCCCCGGCCGCGTCGAACCGCGTGGTCTTGCCCGCGTCGCAGGCCCGCGCCACGGCGTAGACATAGGCCCGGGCCGAGTTCAGGGCCACGTACATGTCGGCGACCTTGCCCTGCATCAGCTGGAACGAGCCGATGGCCTGGCCGAACTGCTTGCGCTCGCGGACATAGGGCAGCACCACGTCCAGGCACGCCTGCATGATGCCCAGCGGGCCGGCCGACAGCACGGCGCGCTCGTAGTCCAGACCGCTCATCAGCACGCCCACGCCGCCGCCCACCGGACCCAGGACGTTCTCCTCGGGCACTTCGCAGTCCTCGAACACCAGCTCGGCGGTGTCCGACCCGCGCATGCCCATCTTGTCGAGCTTCTTGCTGACGCTGAAGCCCTTCATGCCCTTCTCGACCAGGAAGGCGGTGATCGCCCGCTCGCCGGTCTTGGCGTAGACCACCAGGGTGTCGGCGCTCGGGGCGTTGGTAATCCAGAACTTCGTGCCGTTCAGCACGTAGCGGTCGCCGACGTGCTCGGCCTTCAGCTTCATCGACACCACGTCCGAACCGGCCCCGGCCTCGCTCATGGCCAGCGAGCCGAGGTGCTCGCCGCTGATCAGCTTGGGCAGATAGCGCTGCTTCTGCTCGGGATTGGCCCAGCGGCGGATCTGGTTGACGCAGAGGTTGGAGTGGGCGCCGTAGCTGAGCCCCACGGAGGCCGAGGCTCTGGAGACCTCCTCCATGGCGATCACGTGCTCGAGATAGCCCAGGCCCAGGCCGCCGAACTCTTCCTCGACCGTGATGCCGTGCAGGCCCAGGTCGCCCATCGGAACCCAGAGTTCCCGAGGGAAGGTGTTGGTTTCGTCGATCCTGGCCGCGATCGGCGCGATGCGGTCGGCCGCGAAGCGGGCGGTGGTGTCACGGATCGCGTCGGCCGTCTCGCCCAGCGCGAAGTCCATCGAGGGTGCGGTTTGGTTCGTCATGGCGCCTTGCATAGCACAAACGCCCGCGGATCAAGCAGACCCGCGGGCGTTCCGTGCTTCAATCGCGAGGATCGTAGTCTAGTCTTCGTCCTGCGGCTCGGGATCGCCCAGCCGGCGCATCAGCAGATAGGCCGAGGTGGCGAAGCAGATCATGCCGATCACGCTGGCGCCCCAGCCGAACATCTTGATCGGCGACAGGCCCTCGTTGGCCCCGACGCTGAGGTTCCACAGGATGCCGCCGCCGAACAGGGCCAGGCCCAGCAGGCCCAGGCTGACCAGCAGGCTGATCCCGCCGAACGCGTGCGGCTGAACGTGGGCGAAGGCCACCTCTTGCGGTTCCAGCTCGACCGGACCGCTGGTCGAGAAGCCGCCCAGATTGAACAGCGAGCCGCTGGCGGCCGGACGAGGCGTTTCGAACAGTTCCGGCTCGACCGCGGCGACCGGTTCGACGGCCGGTTCAGCGATCGGCGGCGCCGGCGGCGTGAAGGCCTCCTCGGCGACCGGCTCTTCCGGCGTCAGCTGGAACGGCGTGGCGACCGGTTGGAGCGCGGCCGGCAACTCGGGTTTCACATAGAAGAACTGAGACGGCGCGGCGGCGGCCAGGGCCGGGGCCGGCGGCTCGGGCAGGACCAGGTCCTGAACTGGCGTGATCAGACCCGGAACCGGCGTCGCGGTGGCGGTCTCGTCGGGCAGGATCGCTTCCAGGCGCGCGCCGACGGCGGCGGCGGCCTGCTCGCTGGCGCTGGGACCGTTGCCCAGGGCCGGCGCGGGCGAGCCGTCCTCGCGCAGGGCCACGGCCTTGTCGCCGTTCAGCGCGGTGGTGATCGCGGCGGGCGCCTGGCTGGGCACCAGCTTGCTGGCGTCGTAGTCGACCTTGGGCCGCAGCACCGAACTCGGCGCGGCCACCCAGTGGCCGTCGGTCGGGGTCAGGAACAGCGCCTTCTCGGCCGAGCGGCGGCGCACCAGGGCGTCGATGACGATCCGCTCGCCCTCGAAGTCGGCCTTGCGCCACATCTCCATCTCGCAGGCGGCTTGCAGCGCCGCGCCCTCGTTCAGCCGACGCAGCACGGCCGAGCGCACGAAGTTCTCGGTGCCGATGTTGAAGGCGAAACAGACCAGGGCGTCGAACTGGTTCTGGTTCAACGGCGCGTAGACGTTCTCGTTGACCGCGTGGGCCACCGTGATCAGGTCGTAGAGGAGCAGAGCTTCAGCGTCCTGTTCCGAGACAGACGCGCCGGCCCGGGCGGTCAGGGTGTGGCCATAGCCCAGCGTCCAGCGCCCATCGGGCAGCTGCGCGGCTTTCATCCGGTAACCCTCGAACCTCTTGATGAGATCGACGGCGGCGCGGGAGACCTGATAACGCGGTTTCATCGCCAAGAATGACCCAGTTTGAGACAGACGCGGATGCGTTCGGGGTGCTCCGCGCAAGATAGGCGCCGCTGGTGACGCCCGCTCGTGGCGCCCGCTCGTGGCGCCCACCGGGGCCTGCCGCCCTCTCTTGTTCTTATGAACGCCGCCGTAGCGGATTCGGATCGCCGCGTCAGGGCCGCTCTGTCGCGCCGCGTTGCTAGTGCAACAACAGCGCCGCGATCAGCAGCACCGCGAAGAACCCGGTGAAGTCCGTGAGGAAGGTCACGAAGATCGACGACGAGACCGCCGGGTCGCGTCCCATCTTGGCCAGGGCCAGCGGGGCCAGGATGCCGCCGACCGCCGCAGTGAAGATGTTGGTGATCAGCGCCAGGCCGACGATGATCGCCAGCTTGCCGTGATGATCGGCCGGACCGAAGAACAGGTAGGTCGCCCCGCCCATCACCACGGCCAGGGTGAAGCCGTTGACCAGGCCGACGCCCAGCTCGCGCAGGATGATCCGGCGGGCGTTGGCCGTGGTCAGCTCCTTGCTGGCCAGGGCCCGCACGGCCACGGCCAGGGTCTGGGTGCCGGCGTTGCCGCCCAGGGACGAGACGATCGGCATCAGGATGGCCAGGGCCACCAGTTGGGCGATCTCGCCCTGGAACACCGCCACGCCGCTGACGGCGATGGTGGCGGTGACCAGGTTCAGCAGCAGCCACGGCAGGCGGGCGCGCACGATGTCCACGACCGACGCGTCGCGGCCGGCGTCGCTCACCCCGGCCAGGGCCAGAATGTCTTCTTCCGCCTCTTCGCGGATGACGCCGACGATGTCGTCGACGGTGATCTGCCCCACCAGCCGTCCGCCGGACTCCACGACCGGGGCGCTGATCAGGTGATACTTGTCGAAGATGTAGGCGACCTCTTCCTGGTCCATGTCGACGGTGATCTCGGTCACCGGCTCCATGATCTCGGCCAGGGGAGTTTCCAGCTTGCTGGTCAGCAGCAGGCTGATGGGCAAGGCGCCGACCGGGGTGAACGACGGGTCCACCACGTAGACGTCGAAGAACAGCTCCGGCAGGTGGTCGCCCGACACCCGCACGTGGTCGATGGTCTGGCCGACGGTCCAGAACTGCGGCGCGGCCAGGAACTCGCGCTGCATCAGGCGGCCGGCGGTCTCGTCCTCATAGGCCAGGGTCGTCTCGATGGCCGCGCGGTCGCCCTCGTCCATGGCGGCCAGAACCTGGGCGCGCTTGCCCTCGTCCAGGTCGTCGATGACGTCGGCGGCGTCGTCGGAATCCAGTTCCTCCAGCGCCTTGGCCAGGGTGTGCGAGGGCGTGGCCTCCAGCACTTCCTCGCGCAGGTTGTCGTCCAGCTCGGCGATGATCTCGCCCAGCCATTCCGGGTCGAGGACCGGGATCACCTCTTCGCGGTAGTTGGCCGACAGAAAGCCCATCAGGTCGGCGACGTCGGCCGGCTCCAGGGCATGGACCAGCTCGCGCAGGCGCGCGGTGTCGCCGCGATCGGCCGCGTCGATGACCATCTCGACATATTCGGGATTGAGCGCGTAGTCGTCGCCGAGCGCGAGGTCTTCGAGATCCTCGACGGTCTCGGGCCCAACAGCCTGGGGATCGGGAATGATCAGATTATGGCGCGGATCGTCTGTCAGGTCGGCTGTTTCCCGGGACATTGGGACCTCCTGAGTTCGTAAGACGTAAGTCCTGCGCGTGACCTGAAGCTGCGAAGGGCCAAGCCCTTCCCCGGAAATGGTTAGAGCGCCCCCGACGAGTCGGAAACCGATTTCGCCCGAAGCGCTCTATCCGTTGTCTCACCTGGTGCGGTCGAGAAGACTCGAACTTCCACGGGTTGCCCCACAGCGACCTCAACGCTGCGCGTCTACCAATTCCGCCACGACCGCTCGTGGTGAGGCGCGGCAGGTAGCAAACTGAGTTTGATTTGGAAAGAGCGGAGTTCGCGGATCACGAACTAAAGCCGCGCTCATTCATAGGGCTTGCCGGGACGCAGAAGCTGCTCGCCCTCGTCCAGGCCGGTGCGCAGCATCAGTCCGCGACGCGTGAAGCGGCCGGTGACGTGCAGCGTCGCGGGCGGGTTGCTGGGTAGGATATAGGTGAAGGCGATGGTGTCGCCGGTGATCGTGGCCGGAACCTTGGCGGGTTCGGGACACTCACCTTCGCAAATCCGCACCACGGCGTAGGGCTTGGGACCGTCGAAGACCTCGACCCGGGCGCCGACGATGTCACCGGTCTCCTCGAACGAGCGGATGTTGTCGTAGACGCCCGAATGACCGCTCGGCTTCGCCGCCGCCGTCGTGAGGCCGAGAACCAGGATTCCGGCCAGAGCCGTTGTCGTGCGTCGCATGGATCACCCGTGAAATGCCGTGATCCTGATTGGCGCGTTCGCGCGCCGGCGCAAGCCCGTCCTTAGGTGCCGCCGGCCATGTAGTCGTAGACGTCGGCGGCGCGGGTCACCTGGATGGCGATGCGGTCGTCGCTGATCTGGATCTCGCCCCGGGCGATGGGGTGGTTGTTGGCCAGGATCCAGACCTCGTCATTGGTCTTGGCGTCCAGCGGGATCACCGCGCCGCGGCCCATGCGCAGCAGCTGCTGCATCGGCAGGATCGAGCGTCCCAGAAGAACGGAGATCTCGACATTGACGGCGTTGACCTGGCTCACGAAGTAAGTCCCTGGATTTCACACGCGACCACGCTCGATCGCGCGACACCCGATGCAAGACTAAGGCCGTATGCTTGATCGCCCGTTAAACTTTGAAAACAAAGCGCTTCCCCTGTTGGACGCGGCCGACGGCGCGCCCGTGGGGTGGGCGGTTTCGACCGGGTACGTGCCCTACCCGGCAGCCGTTGCCGCCATGGAGGCCCGCGCCGCCGCCATCGCCGAGGGTACGGCGGGCGAGCTGGTGTGGCTGCTGGAGCATCCGCCGCTCTATACGGGCGGCGTCTCGGCCAAGGCCACGGATCTGATCGCGCCCGACCGTTTCCCGGTGTTCGCCAGCGGCCGGGGCGGCCAGTACACCTATCACGGCCCCGGCCAGCGAGTGGCCTATGTGATGCTGGACATGACTAGGCGCGGCCGCGACGTGCGCGCCTTCGTCGAGGCCCTGGAGGCCTGGATCATCGACGCCTTGGCGGCCTTCAACGTGACCGGCGAGATGCGCGAGGGCCGAGTCGGGGTGTGGGTCGAGCGCAAGGGTCCCGGCTGGTCGCGCGAGGACAAGATCGCCGCCATCGGGGTGAAGCTGCGCAAGTGGGTCAGCTTCCACGGCATCAGCCTGAACGTCGAGCCGGACCTGGAGCACTTCTCGGGCATCGTGCCCTGCGGCCAGACCGAGCACGGCGTCACCAGCCTGGTCGACCTGGGCCTGCCGGTGACGATGGACGAGGCCGACGAGGCTCTGCGGGCCAGCTTCACGCGGGTGTTCGGGCCGGTTACGAACGCCCCTTCTCCCCTTGCGGGAGAAAGTGTCAGCGAAGCTGACGGATGAGGGGTCGCACCACCCTGTCCGCTCGCGGCTGACCCACTGATCAACCCCTCATCCGACCTCGCTCCGCGAGGCCACCTTCTCCCGCAAGGGGAGAAGGATTTAGACCTGCGCCACCGGCTTCAGCGGATTGGGCCCATAGCGGTTGGCGCCCTGCTCGCCCGGCATGACGCCCAGCTCGATGATGGCCCAGACCACGACTCCGGTGAACAGGAAGTCCAGGAAGTGCTTGGGCGTGGGCCACACCGCGATCAGCGACAGCAGGACCAACGCCGCCCACCAGCCCGACCGCCCCCGATCATGCAGCCGCTTGGACAGCACGCAGGTCGCGAAGAACAGCAGCGGCGGATAGACCAGCCAGCCGGTCAACAGGTGAAGGGTGATCCCGAACGACTCGTAGAGCACGGCGAAGACCAGCAGCGCCGCCGAGGCCATCAGGAACGGCCCGCGCGCCGTCCGGCCCGAGGCCGACAGGAACAGGTCCCACCACTCCGCGCGATCGTTCATTCAGGCAGGCCCCAACGACTCCAACGCCCGAACCTAAGCCGGGCCGCCGCCGAGCGGAAGGGTTTGACTAGGCGAACACTTCCTCGAGCTTGTCCCGGGTGTCGCCGCCGACGCCCTTGGGCGACTTGCCGTAGCGGTTGGGACCCTGGGTCCCGTCCATGAAGCCGAATTCGATCAGGAACCAGAGGCCGATGATGCCGGCCACGATCTTCAGGCCCATCCGCGGCGCGACGAAGCTGTCGGCCGGCGCCATGTCGACGATGTTCGAGGCGATGGATGGAACCCAGTAGACCAGCGCCAGCCAGCCCGACTTGTTCCGGTCGTGGATGCGTTTGACCATCATGGCCAGCGACGGCCAGATGACCAAGAGCCCGGCCAGGGACAGCCGCTCGTCCTCGGGCTTCACGCCGAACGCCAGGAGCAAAAGCACCACGACGGCGACTGTCACCACGCCGATCAGCAGGCCCAGCAACCAGTAGTCGCGCCGACGCAGCCGGCCCTGGAACGAAAACAGCTTCTGCAGAATGGTCACGGCGAATCCCCCAGGCGTGAGGAGATCAGCCAAGCACGACTTTTAGGCGAACTCCACCAGCACTTCGTCGGCGGCGACGGGGTCGCCGCTCTTGGCGTTGACGGCCTTGACCACGCCGTCGCGCTCGGCGCGGATGATGTTCTGCATCTTCATGGCCTCCAGCACGCAGACGATCTCGCCCTCGCGCACGGTCTGGCCCAGGGCCACGTCCATGCTGACCACCAGGCCGGGCATCGGCGAAAGCACCAGCTTGGAGGTGTCGGCGGCCTGCTTCTCGGGCAGCTTGTCGTGCAGCTCGGCGCTGCGCGGGGTCAGGACCAGCACCTTGGTCTTGGCCGC
The window above is part of the Caulobacter soli genome. Proteins encoded here:
- a CDS encoding patatin-like phospholipase family protein; protein product: MADTALARLFAQEHREGDAAWFSLPGGATLYAPGEAADYLYFLRTGRLGAFRREEGQEPQFLGVIRPGEPAGEMAMIAGSSHSANLVALRDSEILALPRAAFFEAVERDPEVMIELSRLMIRRARNAGAHASIGDPSVYGFIAVEPGKPIRPIIERVAHAISNLGYSVTVEGAESLLAPTEWFSSVERRHDFVLYVAEAEETAWKHVVGRQVDRLFRVGQGDRRPPPVIPSYASGPLQDQRLVDLILLQPANVTHPKGSGEWLNATQAARLFHLRENGMADVERMARVLTGQSVGLVLSGGGARAYAHIGAIQALRERGVPIDFVGGASMGAVVAAGLAMGWDDGEMETRIRKAFVETSPLDDIAFPLVAMTQGLKVKARLDEHFDDIEIADLWLPFFCVSSNLTSGAYHLHRQGVLREALRASISLPGVLPPVADGNSVLVDGAVMKNFPADVMRAFQLGPIVGVDVTRGRSITAEDVDRPASLWTWLWSGEWRKGPPIVALLMRAATVSTGRDLAASREATDVLITPKLNEIDIRDWKAFEPAVEAGRAAAALALDSLGKPVTEMRRRPSLADLARLNGGERR
- a CDS encoding methyltransferase domain-containing protein, which produces MPVWDPDVYQRYKAYRDRPALDLMLQIPRDLEPREIWDLGCGTGEHAALLAARHRDAQVHGMDSSPEMLARAKGLSAQVDWVQGDIAAFAPDVAPDLIFTNAALQWLGDHQTLFPRLMATLAPGGVFACQIPVVTDDGWRRSLAETAAQGPWAERIAKVDRVRPAIDPRQYYDWLAPLADGLDLWTTTYLHALEGADPIVDWTAGTTLRPYLEVLDEAEREAFLTIWRARLAVDYPRREDGVTLLPFPRMFIVARRR
- a CDS encoding isovaleryl-CoA dehydrogenase, which codes for MTNQTAPSMDFALGETADAIRDTTARFAADRIAPIAARIDETNTFPRELWVPMGDLGLHGITVEEEFGGLGLGYLEHVIAMEEVSRASASVGLSYGAHSNLCVNQIRRWANPEQKQRYLPKLISGEHLGSLAMSEAGAGSDVVSMKLKAEHVGDRYVLNGTKFWITNAPSADTLVVYAKTGERAITAFLVEKGMKGFSVSKKLDKMGMRGSDTAELVFEDCEVPEENVLGPVGGGVGVLMSGLDYERAVLSAGPLGIMQACLDVVLPYVRERKQFGQAIGSFQLMQGKVADMYVALNSARAYVYAVARACDAGKTTRFDAAGAILMASENAVKVSLEAIQALGGAGYTKEWPVERFLRDAKLYDIGAGTNEIRRFLIGRELVGG
- the spmX gene encoding lysozyme-family localization factor SpmX; the protein is MKPRYQVSRAAVDLIKRFEGYRMKAAQLPDGRWTLGYGHTLTARAGASVSEQDAEALLLYDLITVAHAVNENVYAPLNQNQFDALVCFAFNIGTENFVRSAVLRRLNEGAALQAACEMEMWRKADFEGERIVIDALVRRRSAEKALFLTPTDGHWVAAPSSVLRPKVDYDASKLVPSQAPAAITTALNGDKAVALREDGSPAPALGNGPSASEQAAAAVGARLEAILPDETATATPVPGLITPVQDLVLPEPPAPALAAAAPSQFFYVKPELPAALQPVATPFQLTPEEPVAEEAFTPPAPPIAEPAVEPVAAVEPELFETPRPAASGSLFNLGGFSTSGPVELEPQEVAFAHVQPHAFGGISLLVSLGLLGLALFGGGILWNLSVGANEGLSPIKMFGWGASVIGMICFATSAYLLMRRLGDPEPQDED
- the mgtE gene encoding magnesium transporter, with product MSRETADLTDDPRHNLIIPDPQAVGPETVEDLEDLALGDDYALNPEYVEMVIDAADRGDTARLRELVHALEPADVADLMGFLSANYREEVIPVLDPEWLGEIIAELDDNLREEVLEATPSHTLAKALEELDSDDAADVIDDLDEGKRAQVLAAMDEGDRAAIETTLAYEDETAGRLMQREFLAAPQFWTVGQTIDHVRVSGDHLPELFFDVYVVDPSFTPVGALPISLLLTSKLETPLAEIMEPVTEITVDMDQEEVAYIFDKYHLISAPVVESGGRLVGQITVDDIVGVIREEAEEDILALAGVSDAGRDASVVDIVRARLPWLLLNLVTATIAVSGVAVFQGEIAQLVALAILMPIVSSLGGNAGTQTLAVAVRALASKELTTANARRIILRELGVGLVNGFTLAVVMGGATYLFFGPADHHGKLAIIVGLALITNIFTAAVGGILAPLALAKMGRDPAVSSSIFVTFLTDFTGFFAVLLIAALLLH
- a CDS encoding FliM/FliN family flagellar motor switch protein, producing the protein MSQVNAVNVEISVLLGRSILPMQQLLRMGRGAVIPLDAKTNDEVWILANNHPIARGEIQISDDRIAIQVTRAADVYDYMAGGT
- the lipB gene encoding lipoyl(octanoyl) transferase LipB — translated: MLDRPLNFENKALPLLDAADGAPVGWAVSTGYVPYPAAVAAMEARAAAIAEGTAGELVWLLEHPPLYTGGVSAKATDLIAPDRFPVFASGRGGQYTYHGPGQRVAYVMLDMTRRGRDVRAFVEALEAWIIDALAAFNVTGEMREGRVGVWVERKGPGWSREDKIAAIGVKLRKWVSFHGISLNVEPDLEHFSGIVPCGQTEHGVTSLVDLGLPVTMDEADEALRASFTRVFGPVTNAPSPLAGESVSEADG
- a CDS encoding DUF805 domain-containing protein; the protein is MNDRAEWWDLFLSASGRTARGPFLMASAALLVFAVLYESFGITLHLLTGWLVYPPLLFFATCVLSKRLHDRGRSGWWAALVLLSLIAVWPTPKHFLDFLFTGVVVWAIIELGVMPGEQGANRYGPNPLKPVAQV
- a CDS encoding DUF805 domain-containing protein — encoded protein: MTILQKLFSFQGRLRRRDYWLLGLLIGVVTVAVVVLLLLAFGVKPEDERLSLAGLLVIWPSLAMMVKRIHDRNKSGWLALVYWVPSIASNIVDMAPADSFVAPRMGLKIVAGIIGLWFLIEFGFMDGTQGPNRYGKSPKGVGGDTRDKLEEVFA